One genomic region from Gemmobacter aquarius encodes:
- a CDS encoding 3-oxoacyl-ACP reductase: MTRPLSDLTVLVTGGGRGLGAAIARAFHREGARVAINYRNSQTAAETLAAELGPRAAAFRADVTDPAQVAAMVDQITERLGAPDVLVHNALADFAFNGDARAHLDRLQWADIARQAETAVGGALNCLAAMRAHCAAQGFGRIITIGTNLMQNPVVPYHDYTAAKGALLALTRTAAKELGPLGITVNMVSGGLLRTTDASAATPEAVFDIIAAQTPLGRVTTPEDLADAVLFFASPWARAVTGQNLIVDGGLVFG; encoded by the coding sequence ATGACCCGTCCCCTGTCTGACCTGACCGTCCTTGTCACCGGCGGTGGCCGTGGCCTTGGTGCCGCCATCGCCCGCGCCTTTCACCGCGAAGGCGCAAGGGTGGCCATCAACTATCGCAACAGCCAGACCGCAGCCGAGACCTTGGCCGCCGAGCTTGGCCCGCGCGCCGCCGCGTTTCGCGCCGATGTGACAGACCCCGCGCAGGTTGCGGCGATGGTGGATCAGATCACTGAGCGTCTGGGGGCCCCGGATGTGCTGGTCCACAATGCGCTGGCTGATTTCGCCTTCAACGGCGATGCGCGGGCGCATCTTGACAGGCTGCAATGGGCCGATATCGCGCGGCAGGCCGAAACGGCGGTGGGTGGCGCGCTGAACTGTCTGGCCGCGATGCGGGCGCATTGTGCAGCGCAAGGCTTTGGCCGGATCATCACCATCGGCACCAACCTGATGCAGAACCCGGTCGTGCCCTATCACGACTACACCGCCGCCAAGGGTGCGCTTCTGGCGCTGACCCGCACGGCGGCCAAGGAACTGGGGCCGCTGGGCATCACGGTGAACATGGTGTCGGGAGGCCTGTTGCGCACCACCGACGCCAGCGCCGCCACGCCCGAAGCGGTGTTCGACATCATCGCCGCCCAGACCCCTCTGGGCCGGGTGACGACGCCCGAGGATCTGGCCGACGCCGTGCTGTTCTTCGCCTCGCCCTGGGCGCGCGCAGTCACGGGGCAGAACCTGATCGTCGATGGCGGGTTAGTGTTCGGATGA
- the thiD gene encoding bifunctional hydroxymethylpyrimidine kinase/phosphomethylpyrimidine kinase codes for MIPNILSIAGSDPSGGAGIQADIKAISANGGYAMAALTALTAQNTQGVTAVQMIAPDFVTAQVAAIRADIRVDAVKIGMLGTAPIIGAVADALAGLEAPIVLDPVMVAKSGDRLLQADAVAALRAMLPLASVITPNLPEAADLLGVPEAATRNQMQEQAQALLALGARAVLLKGGHLPGGDCPDLLVSTDVLTWLTGSRHATRKTHGTGCTLSSALATFLGLGLPLPDAAVRTKAYVAAAIANANALTVGSGHGPTHHFFAQFKGTNA; via the coding sequence ATGATCCCCAACATCCTGTCGATTGCAGGCTCTGACCCGTCGGGCGGGGCCGGGATTCAGGCCGATATCAAGGCGATCTCGGCCAATGGCGGCTATGCCATGGCCGCCCTCACCGCGCTGACCGCGCAGAACACCCAAGGCGTGACTGCCGTGCAGATGATCGCGCCGGATTTCGTGACGGCTCAGGTCGCGGCGATCCGCGCCGATATCCGGGTGGACGCGGTCAAGATCGGGATGCTGGGCACCGCCCCCATCATCGGCGCGGTTGCCGATGCGCTGGCGGGCCTAGAGGCGCCAATCGTGCTGGATCCGGTGATGGTGGCCAAAAGCGGCGACCGGCTGTTGCAGGCCGATGCGGTTGCCGCCCTGCGCGCGATGCTGCCGCTGGCATCGGTCATCACACCCAACCTGCCCGAAGCGGCCGATCTGCTGGGCGTGCCCGAGGCCGCAACCCGCAACCAGATGCAGGAACAGGCGCAGGCGCTGCTGGCGCTTGGGGCGCGGGCGGTGCTGCTGAAAGGTGGGCATCTGCCGGGCGGTGATTGCCCCGATCTCCTGGTAAGTACCGATGTCCTCACCTGGCTTACAGGTTCCCGCCACGCCACGCGCAAGACCCATGGCACAGGCTGCACGCTGTCGTCTGCGCTGGCTACGTTTCTGGGGCTTGGCCTGCCCCTGCCCGACGCCGCCGTACGCACAAAGGCCTACGTCGCCGCCGCCATCGCCAACGCCAATGCGCTGACGGTGGGCAGTGGCCACGGCCCGACCCATCACTTCTTCGCCCAATTCAAAGGAACCAACGCATGA
- the thiE gene encoding thiamine phosphate synthase, giving the protein MGPIYVITDPGAALAVAEQARAAARGGAAWVQLRDKTALDDDLAALVRLLMPELTALGARLIVNDRVEVALATGAHGLHIGQGDGDVALIRQRMPAGMMLGLSIETVAQARVIPPGVDYIGAGPVRATQTKHDHATPIGFDGLAQIVAEAGLPTYAIGGLKPGDAAAVRAAGACGMAVVTAVTRAPDAQATTRALLSEWSVA; this is encoded by the coding sequence ATGGGCCCGATTTATGTGATCACCGATCCGGGTGCCGCCCTGGCCGTGGCCGAACAGGCGCGCGCGGCAGCACGCGGCGGGGCGGCATGGGTGCAATTGCGCGACAAGACGGCGCTGGACGATGATCTGGCGGCGCTGGTGCGGCTGCTGATGCCGGAACTGACGGCGCTTGGGGCGAGGCTGATCGTCAATGACCGGGTCGAGGTGGCACTGGCCACCGGCGCGCACGGCTTGCACATCGGGCAAGGCGACGGCGATGTAGCCCTTATCCGCCAGCGGATGCCTGCGGGGATGATGCTTGGCCTGTCCATCGAGACGGTGGCGCAGGCGCGCGTGATCCCGCCCGGCGTGGATTACATCGGGGCCGGGCCGGTGCGCGCCACGCAAACCAAGCACGACCACGCCACGCCCATCGGCTTTGACGGCTTGGCGCAGATCGTGGCAGAGGCGGGATTGCCGACCTATGCCATCGGCGGGTTGAAGCCGGGCGATGCGGCGGCGGTGCGCGCCGCCGGTGCCTGCGGCATGGCCGTGGTCACGGCTGTGACCCGCGCGCCGGATGCGCAGGCCACCACGCGTGCCTTGTTGTCAGAATGGAGCGTGGCATGA
- the thiM gene encoding hydroxyethylthiazole kinase gives MDNLGTTLATLRSTAPLVQCITNFVAMNVSANVLLAVGASPAMVHAREEVAEFAGLAQALCVNIGTLDPAWAEAMEMAVQVMIASGRPWVLDPVGVGATQFRRDVCARLMALRPTVIRGNASEILALAGMGGAGRGADSADPVTAAEASAQDLALRTGAVVAVSGPVDYVTDGVQAFRVANGDALMPRVTALGCSLNGAIAAFAVGQPALPATVAALAYYGLAGERAAGAAGPGSFQVAFLDALYSLTPQEVTAGAKVSRA, from the coding sequence ATGGACAACCTCGGCACCACCCTTGCCACCCTGCGCAGCACCGCGCCGCTGGTGCAGTGCATCACCAATTTCGTCGCAATGAACGTGTCAGCCAATGTGCTGCTGGCCGTGGGGGCGTCGCCCGCGATGGTCCATGCGCGCGAGGAGGTGGCAGAGTTTGCAGGCCTTGCGCAGGCGCTGTGCGTCAACATCGGCACGCTGGACCCGGCATGGGCCGAGGCGATGGAGATGGCCGTACAGGTGATGATCGCTTCGGGCCGTCCTTGGGTGCTGGACCCGGTGGGCGTGGGCGCGACGCAGTTTCGCCGGGATGTTTGCGCTCGGCTGATGGCGCTGCGGCCAACGGTCATTCGCGGCAATGCCTCCGAGATTCTGGCGCTGGCCGGGATGGGTGGCGCGGGGCGCGGGGCCGACAGCGCCGATCCGGTGACAGCGGCCGAGGCCAGCGCGCAAGACCTAGCCTTGCGCACGGGGGCTGTGGTCGCTGTATCGGGGCCGGTCGATTACGTCACCGACGGCGTGCAGGCGTTCCGCGTGGCCAATGGTGACGCGCTGATGCCGCGCGTGACTGCTTTGGGATGTTCGCTGAACGGGGCGATCGCGGCTTTTGCTGTGGGCCAGCCCGCCCTGCCTGCCACCGTGGCGGCGCTGGCCTATTACGGGCTGGCCGGGGAACGGGCGGCAGGTGCCGCTGGCCCCGGCAGTTTTCAGGTGGCGTTTCTGGACGCGCTTTACAGCCTGACGCCGCAGGAGGTGACCGCAGGCGCCAAGGTCAGCCGCGCATGA
- a CDS encoding DMT family transporter, whose product MSTSLLASAVVLVTGVIWGVYWVPVRAVAERGLDGAWGTGAITLVASMFLLPFVLADKRALWGRNRIGIVSVMLGGAAFALYSIGFLYGKVALVVLLWFFSPVWSVLIAKYLLRQQVPRLRLVAIATGLVGLFIMLGGDGDIPLPGDLGEWMAFVGGLVWAFATAGMRNKSDVRPLPSAFLFAIGAALTSLVAAPVLEPFPAIAAPDLAVVAGAVLVTAALWWVISIAGLMWAAVRLDPARVGILLMTEVVFGAVTAAVFAGEILSPTEIAGGALVIMCGILEVWPTKSDTGHALPDRPQT is encoded by the coding sequence ATGAGCACAAGCCTTCTGGCCTCGGCCGTCGTTCTTGTAACGGGCGTCATCTGGGGCGTTTATTGGGTGCCCGTCCGGGCCGTGGCCGAACGGGGGCTGGACGGGGCATGGGGAACGGGAGCGATCACGCTGGTCGCATCCATGTTCCTGCTGCCCTTCGTCCTTGCCGACAAACGAGCGCTTTGGGGTAGAAACCGCATTGGCATCGTTTCGGTCATGTTGGGCGGGGCGGCCTTTGCACTGTATTCGATCGGCTTTCTGTACGGCAAGGTGGCACTTGTTGTGCTGCTGTGGTTCTTCAGCCCGGTCTGGAGCGTGCTGATCGCGAAGTACCTACTGCGCCAGCAGGTGCCGCGCCTCCGGCTGGTTGCCATTGCCACCGGTCTTGTAGGCCTGTTCATCATGCTGGGAGGCGATGGTGATATCCCGCTGCCCGGCGATCTGGGCGAATGGATGGCCTTTGTCGGGGGCCTTGTCTGGGCCTTTGCCACGGCGGGGATGCGGAACAAATCCGACGTCAGGCCGCTGCCGTCGGCGTTCCTGTTCGCCATAGGCGCCGCCCTGACCTCGCTTGTTGCCGCGCCCGTGCTGGAGCCGTTTCCTGCGATTGCCGCGCCGGATCTGGCGGTCGTTGCTGGGGCGGTTCTGGTGACGGCGGCGCTGTGGTGGGTAATCTCGATTGCAGGGCTGATGTGGGCGGCGGTGAGACTTGACCCCGCACGCGTCGGCATCCTTTTAATGACCGAAGTGGTTTTCGGTGCAGTAACCGCTGCAGTTTTTGCAGGCGAGATTCTGTCGCCCACCGAGATAGCCGGCGGTGCATTGGTCATCATGTGTGGCATCCTTGAGGTCTGGCCGACGAAATCAGACACAGGGCATGCTCTGCCAGACAGGCCACAGACTTGA
- a CDS encoding CobW family GTP-binding protein codes for MSRIPLTLITGYLGAGKTTLLNALLRDASAGRIAVVVNEFGDVGLDHDLIVETTEETVLLSSGCMCCTVRGDLVQALESLFEKRSAGKLAFDRIVIETTGLADPAPILHTLIVTPGLGATLRMDGVVTVCDAAHGPATLDAGFESVQQVAMADVLVLSKTDLVTPSQAERFRARLAALAPGARIVTATRGAVPLTELFGHGAPDMNGALPEAEAWVNAPAYALSSLPLPPLAKSLAPFATGPTHGLFGLAPAPGSSLLAAIAPAARHDDRISSVSMVFDDPIHPIMLDIWMETLIAARGPDILRLKAVIWADGFDTPFVIHGVQHIIDPPIRLARWSGEDRKSRVVIIGRDLPREALLDSLEVLKTRPMVNAR; via the coding sequence ATGTCCCGAATTCCCCTGACCCTGATCACCGGCTATCTTGGCGCCGGAAAGACCACGCTTCTCAATGCGCTCCTGCGCGATGCCTCGGCAGGCCGCATCGCCGTTGTCGTCAACGAGTTCGGCGATGTGGGTCTTGACCATGACCTGATCGTCGAGACGACCGAAGAAACGGTGCTTCTCTCCTCCGGCTGTATGTGCTGCACGGTGCGCGGCGATCTGGTGCAGGCGCTGGAAAGCCTGTTCGAAAAGCGCAGCGCCGGGAAACTGGCGTTCGACCGGATCGTGATCGAGACCACTGGCCTCGCCGATCCCGCGCCGATCCTGCACACGCTGATCGTGACGCCCGGTCTGGGGGCGACGCTGCGGATGGATGGGGTGGTCACAGTCTGCGATGCCGCGCATGGCCCTGCCACGCTGGATGCCGGGTTCGAAAGTGTTCAGCAGGTCGCCATGGCCGATGTGCTGGTTCTGTCCAAGACCGACCTCGTGACACCATCGCAGGCCGAGCGGTTCCGCGCCCGGCTTGCGGCCCTTGCCCCCGGGGCGCGCATCGTGACCGCTACGCGCGGCGCGGTTCCTTTGACCGAGCTTTTCGGCCATGGGGCCCCCGACATGAACGGTGCGTTGCCGGAAGCCGAAGCCTGGGTGAACGCCCCGGCCTATGCGCTTTCATCCTTGCCGCTTCCGCCATTGGCAAAATCGCTGGCCCCCTTTGCAACCGGCCCAACCCATGGCCTATTCGGGTTGGCCCCGGCCCCGGGGTCAAGCCTGTTGGCCGCCATTGCCCCGGCGGCCCGCCATGACGACCGCATCTCTTCGGTGTCGATGGTCTTTGATGACCCGATCCATCCGATCATGCTGGACATCTGGATGGAAACCTTGATCGCCGCCCGCGGCCCCGACATCTTGCGCCTGAAGGCGGTGATCTGGGCCGACGGCTTCGACACGCCGTTTGTCATCCACGGCGTCCAGCACATCATCGACCCACCCATCCGCCTTGCCCGCTGGTCGGGCGAGGATCGTAAGAGCCGCGTCGTCATCATCGGCCGCGATCTGCCGCGCGAGGCTTTGCTGGACAGCCTGGAAGTGCTGAAGACACGGCCGATGGTGAATGCCCGTTAG
- the hisI gene encoding phosphoribosyl-AMP cyclohydrolase: MTVTFAPRPSVLDVEEGLALAPRFPADGLMPCVTTDAADGTVLMLGWMNEQALRLTIETCEAHYFSRTRQAVWHKGATSGLTQTVVRMRIDDDQDAMWLEVTVAGSGASCHVGYRSCFYREVPIGPAAGGPLRFTETERRFDPVAVYGDAPNPTIL, encoded by the coding sequence ATGACCGTTACTTTCGCCCCCCGCCCGTCTGTCCTCGATGTCGAAGAAGGCCTGGCCCTCGCCCCGCGCTTTCCGGCGGATGGCCTCATGCCCTGCGTGACGACCGATGCCGCGGACGGCACCGTGCTGATGCTGGGCTGGATGAACGAACAGGCGTTGCGGCTGACCATCGAGACGTGCGAGGCGCATTACTTCAGCCGCACAAGGCAAGCGGTCTGGCACAAGGGCGCGACCTCGGGCCTGACTCAGACTGTGGTCAGGATGCGGATCGACGACGATCAGGATGCAATGTGGCTGGAGGTTACCGTCGCAGGCTCTGGCGCGTCGTGCCATGTCGGCTATCGGTCCTGCTTCTACCGTGAGGTGCCTATCGGCCCCGCTGCCGGTGGTCCGCTGCGGTTCACCGAGACCGAGCGCCGGTTTGACCCCGTCGCGGTCTATGGCGATGCGCCGAACCCGACGATCCTGTGA
- a CDS encoding Fur family transcriptional regulator, with amino-acid sequence MGAALTPNEIEVLALLRGANGPMTAYQLLGRMQRKGGAVAPPTVYRALKGLEEAGVVQRIETLRAWAVVTSPVPGVVAICDDCGSVRSVEAPSLFESLHQRLAAEGFAEARQTIEVHGRCGDCTGGQA; translated from the coding sequence ATGGGCGCGGCTTTAACCCCGAATGAGATCGAAGTGCTGGCCCTCTTGCGCGGGGCGAATGGCCCGATGACGGCCTATCAACTTCTTGGCCGGATGCAGCGCAAAGGTGGTGCAGTGGCCCCTCCCACAGTCTATCGCGCCCTGAAAGGGCTGGAAGAGGCCGGTGTCGTGCAACGGATCGAAACGCTGCGCGCTTGGGCCGTGGTCACCTCGCCCGTGCCGGGGGTGGTGGCGATCTGCGACGATTGCGGGTCCGTGCGCAGCGTCGAGGCGCCAAGCCTGTTTGAAAGCCTCCATCAGCGCCTCGCCGCTGAGGGTTTTGCCGAGGCGCGCCAGACCATCGAGGTGCATGGCCGTTGCGGCGATTGCACCGGGGGCCAGGCATGA
- a CDS encoding metal ABC transporter permease has product MSWLVDPFADFAFMQRALLGCLAISLGATPVGVFLLLRRMSLTGDAMAHAILPGAAVGYLVAGLNLGAMTIGGVAAGLIVAVLTGAVARFTALREDASLAAFYLISLALGVLLVSLKGSNVDLMHVLFGTVLALDDAALMLLCAITTFTLVALALVFRPLVLECADPRFLASVSRWSGPVHFLFLGLVVLNLVAGFQALGTLMAVGIMILPAAAARFWASSIGGMLAVAATVAAVSSVAGLLASYHAGLPSGPAIILAAGTLYLLSLAFGPSGSLAARYWPRAHLEA; this is encoded by the coding sequence ATGAGCTGGCTGGTCGATCCCTTCGCCGACTTCGCTTTCATGCAGAGGGCGCTCTTGGGCTGCCTTGCGATCTCGCTGGGGGCTACGCCGGTCGGCGTGTTCCTGCTTTTGCGCCGGATGAGCCTGACGGGCGATGCCATGGCCCATGCGATCCTGCCCGGGGCGGCGGTGGGCTATCTGGTGGCCGGGCTGAACCTGGGCGCGATGACCATCGGCGGGGTGGCGGCGGGGCTGATTGTGGCCGTCCTGACCGGGGCCGTCGCCCGCTTTACCGCCCTGCGCGAGGATGCCTCGCTTGCCGCCTTTTACTTGATCTCGCTGGCCTTGGGCGTGCTTCTCGTCTCGCTGAAGGGGTCGAACGTCGACCTGATGCATGTGCTGTTCGGTACGGTCCTGGCGCTGGACGACGCGGCGCTGATGCTGCTGTGTGCGATCACCACCTTCACACTGGTCGCGCTGGCGCTGGTCTTTCGCCCTCTGGTGCTGGAATGCGCCGATCCGCGGTTCCTCGCCTCGGTCAGCCGGTGGAGCGGGCCGGTGCATTTCCTGTTCCTTGGCCTTGTCGTCCTGAACCTTGTTGCCGGGTTTCAGGCGCTTGGCACGCTGATGGCCGTGGGGATCATGATCCTGCCCGCCGCTGCCGCCCGGTTCTGGGCCAGTTCCATCGGCGGGATGCTGGCGGTCGCCGCCACGGTCGCGGCCGTCTCCTCCGTCGCCGGACTGTTGGCCTCTTACCACGCAGGGCTCCCGTCCGGCCCTGCGATCATCCTCGCCGCCGGAACCCTTTACCTCCTGTCGCTCGCGTTCGGTCCCTCGGGCAGCCTTGCCGCCCGCTATTGGCCACGCGCCCATCTTGAAGCCTGA
- a CDS encoding metal ABC transporter substrate-binding protein, whose amino-acid sequence MITRRLLLASAAALAFAAPAWAEDKLRVIATFSILGDIVANVGGDRVEVTTLVGPDGDAHVFQPAPADAQAVAGAQVIVANGLGFEGWMDRLIEASGTTAVLINVSEGVSPIAFGEEEHAEEGGHEGHDHGDHAEGAGHDGHDHADHGDEAGHEGHDHGAFDPHAWQSPVNVALYVGNIAQGLTSVDPEGAAVYQANAASYIAELDALDAEIRTAVAALPEDRRTVVTSHDAFGYLAAGYGLTFVAPQGVSTEAEASAQDVAALITQIREQSIAAVFVENIADRRLLEQIATETGAAIGGTLYSDALSGPEGPAATYLAMMRHNLSQLTAALTN is encoded by the coding sequence ATGATTACTCGCCGTCTCCTGCTCGCCTCCGCCGCCGCATTGGCCTTTGCCGCACCGGCATGGGCCGAAGACAAGCTGCGCGTCATCGCTACCTTTTCGATCCTCGGCGACATCGTTGCGAATGTCGGCGGTGACCGGGTCGAGGTGACCACGCTGGTCGGCCCGGACGGGGACGCGCATGTGTTCCAACCTGCGCCCGCCGATGCGCAGGCGGTGGCAGGCGCGCAGGTGATCGTCGCCAACGGGCTTGGGTTTGAAGGTTGGATGGACCGGCTGATCGAAGCCTCGGGCACAACGGCCGTCCTGATCAATGTGTCCGAAGGGGTAAGCCCGATCGCCTTTGGCGAAGAAGAGCACGCGGAAGAAGGTGGGCATGAAGGCCATGATCACGGTGACCACGCGGAAGGGGCTGGCCACGATGGGCACGATCACGCTGACCATGGCGATGAGGCCGGTCATGAGGGGCATGACCATGGTGCCTTTGACCCCCACGCCTGGCAAAGCCCGGTCAATGTGGCGCTGTATGTCGGCAACATTGCCCAAGGCCTTACATCGGTCGACCCGGAGGGTGCAGCCGTCTATCAGGCCAACGCCGCCTCCTACATCGCGGAGCTTGATGCGCTTGATGCCGAAATCCGCACGGCCGTTGCGGCCCTGCCCGAGGATCGCCGCACGGTGGTCACGTCACACGACGCGTTCGGCTATCTTGCCGCCGGCTACGGCCTGACCTTCGTCGCGCCACAGGGGGTTTCCACAGAAGCGGAAGCATCCGCGCAAGATGTGGCGGCCCTGATTACCCAAATCCGTGAGCAGAGCATCGCTGCCGTCTTTGTCGAGAACATCGCCGACCGCCGCCTGCTCGAGCAGATCGCCACCGAGACCGGCGCGGCCATCGGCGGCACGCTCTATTCCGACGCGCTGTCCGGTCCTGAAGGCCCCGCCGCCACCTACCTTGCCATGATGCGCCACAACCTGTCGCAGCTGACCGCTGCGCTGACCAACTGA
- a CDS encoding CobW family GTP-binding protein encodes MNAQTPVTVLTGFLGAGKTTLLNRILTEPHGKKYAVIINEFGETGIDNELVIDADEEIFEMNNGCICCTVRGDLIRILAGLMKRKDFDGILIETTGMADPAPVAQTFYVDQDVAEKTRLDAIVTVVDAVNLSTHLDEAHEAAEQIAFADIILLNKVDLVDAAALATAEARIKAINPYAKIVKTEKCGVALDQVLGLDAFSLERVLEIEPDFLDEDHTHEHEEDITSVSLSSDTPLDEKKFQSWFGKLLRERGQDILRSKGILDFAGQEERFVVHAVHMLTDGSPLGPWPAGKARSSKLVFIGRDLDKMGLAEGFAACKAA; translated from the coding sequence ATGAACGCCCAAACCCCCGTGACCGTGCTGACCGGCTTTCTTGGCGCCGGGAAGACCACGCTTCTGAACCGCATCCTGACCGAGCCGCATGGCAAGAAATACGCCGTCATCATCAACGAATTCGGCGAAACCGGGATCGACAACGAACTGGTGATCGACGCCGACGAAGAGATCTTCGAGATGAACAACGGCTGCATCTGCTGCACCGTCAGGGGCGATCTGATCCGCATTCTGGCCGGGCTGATGAAGCGCAAGGATTTCGATGGCATCCTGATCGAGACGACCGGCATGGCCGACCCCGCCCCGGTGGCGCAGACCTTCTATGTCGATCAGGACGTGGCTGAGAAGACGCGGCTGGATGCCATCGTCACGGTGGTCGATGCGGTGAACCTGTCCACCCATCTGGACGAGGCACATGAAGCCGCTGAGCAGATCGCCTTTGCCGATATCATCCTCCTGAACAAGGTCGATTTGGTGGACGCTGCAGCGCTGGCCACCGCCGAGGCGCGGATCAAGGCGATCAATCCCTACGCCAAGATCGTGAAGACCGAGAAATGTGGCGTCGCGCTGGATCAGGTGCTGGGGCTTGATGCCTTCAGCCTGGAACGCGTGCTGGAGATTGAGCCGGATTTCCTCGACGAAGACCACACGCATGAGCATGAGGAGGATATCACCTCGGTCTCCCTCTCCTCCGACACGCCGCTGGACGAGAAGAAGTTTCAGTCTTGGTTCGGCAAGCTTCTGCGCGAACGCGGGCAGGATATCCTGCGGTCGAAGGGCATTCTCGACTTTGCAGGGCAGGAGGAGCGGTTCGTCGTCCACGCCGTCCATATGCTGACCGATGGCTCACCGCTCGGGCCCTGGCCCGCGGGCAAGGCCCGATCCTCGAAACTGGTCTTCATCGGCCGCGATCTGGACAAGATGGGGCTGGCCGAGGGCTTTGCCGCCTGCAAGGCCGCCTGA
- a CDS encoding WD40 repeat domain-containing protein, whose protein sequence is MPVLERHDPLAPTRIEMGGRKYDFDAVPVAVATVGDTAFTAWGDGHVRVFRPGAEHEALPVHKGAILSMVAESSGTFLTGGDDGRFCRVGPEGVTEIASHPRKWVDHVAAGAGGVFACSVGREVFLWDGSRQERLAAPSTVGGLAFDRKSGRLAVAHYGGVTIWARDKRGWKPTALKWAGSHTAVSFSPDDRFVMTRMQENALHGWRLRDKSDLRMSGYPQKVKGWAWAGKLPWLATTGADEAILWPFDGAQGPMGRGPMQLAWGGRGYVTAICALPGHEAVLAGYSSGAVIFSEIDQIAEPRAVKRPTGAPVTLLAVTPLTGWLLAADEQGGVLWAPLGAG, encoded by the coding sequence ATGCCGGTCTTGGAGCGGCACGATCCCCTGGCGCCCACCCGCATCGAAATGGGGGGGCGCAAGTATGATTTCGACGCGGTGCCCGTGGCCGTGGCGACGGTAGGTGATACCGCCTTCACCGCTTGGGGCGACGGGCATGTGCGCGTCTTCCGCCCCGGCGCGGAGCACGAGGCCTTGCCGGTCCACAAGGGCGCGATCCTGTCGATGGTGGCGGAATCGTCGGGGACGTTCCTGACCGGCGGCGACGATGGCCGCTTCTGCCGCGTCGGTCCTGAGGGCGTGACCGAGATTGCCAGCCACCCCCGCAAATGGGTGGACCATGTCGCGGCGGGCGCGGGCGGGGTCTTTGCCTGCTCGGTCGGGCGCGAGGTGTTTCTCTGGGACGGTTCCCGGCAGGAACGGCTTGCAGCTCCCTCAACCGTCGGCGGCCTCGCGTTTGACCGCAAAAGCGGGCGGTTGGCGGTCGCGCATTATGGTGGGGTCACAATCTGGGCGCGCGACAAACGTGGCTGGAAGCCCACCGCCCTGAAATGGGCGGGCAGCCACACCGCTGTCAGCTTCAGCCCCGATGACCGCTTCGTCATGACCCGAATGCAGGAAAACGCCCTGCACGGCTGGCGCTTGCGCGACAAGTCCGACCTGCGGATGTCGGGCTATCCGCAGAAGGTGAAGGGCTGGGCCTGGGCTGGTAAACTACCCTGGCTTGCGACCACCGGCGCGGATGAGGCGATCCTGTGGCCCTTTGACGGGGCGCAAGGCCCGATGGGTCGCGGCCCGATGCAACTGGCCTGGGGCGGGCGCGGCTATGTGACCGCGATCTGTGCCTTGCCGGGGCATGAGGCGGTGCTGGCGGGCTATTCCTCGGGCGCGGTGATCTTTTCCGAAATCGACCAGATCGCCGAGCCTCGCGCGGTCAAACGCCCGACCGGCGCGCCGGTAACCCTGCTGGCCGTTACGCCGCTGACGGGCTGGCTGCTGGCGGCAGATGAACAGGGCGGCGTCCTCTGGGCACCTTTGGGGGCGGGCTGA
- a CDS encoding DUF1826 domain-containing protein produces MTGALRKPRPRAVWVAASDHSEGLGRIHEPGVAAALWRRQRDPGFAAWIEGVSPDKLPRLRAQMAVTEVEAAVHAACDVTGLVLSQERQTLASDAAALARVFGAVMATTRVQVRLDVIQTNACHKFHCDRITARLLCAYRGHGTEYGPAAADGIVPRHNALAPFDAAIFRGTLWPGEDCGLLHRSPPIAGTGETRLLLVVDLPEDEEDCDCGLPHLLS; encoded by the coding sequence ATGACGGGCGCGCTTCGCAAACCCCGCCCGCGCGCTGTCTGGGTGGCCGCCTCTGACCACTCGGAGGGCCTTGGGCGCATCCACGAACCGGGTGTCGCCGCAGCGCTATGGCGCAGGCAGCGCGATCCGGGCTTTGCCGCCTGGATCGAGGGGGTGTCCCCCGACAAGCTGCCGCGTCTTCGAGCGCAAATGGCTGTGACCGAGGTTGAGGCGGCAGTCCATGCCGCCTGCGACGTCACCGGTCTGGTTCTGTCGCAAGAGCGGCAGACGCTCGCGTCAGATGCTGCCGCGCTGGCCAGGGTTTTCGGCGCGGTCATGGCGACGACGCGGGTGCAGGTTCGTCTTGATGTCATCCAGACCAACGCCTGCCACAAGTTCCACTGTGACCGGATCACGGCGCGCCTCTTGTGCGCCTATCGCGGACACGGCACCGAATACGGGCCCGCCGCAGCTGACGGAATTGTCCCAAGACACAACGCCCTTGCCCCCTTTGACGCAGCCATCTTTCGCGGCACCCTTTGGCCGGGCGAGGATTGCGGGCTCCTCCACCGCTCACCCCCCATCGCAGGCACGGGCGAGACGCGGCTGTTGCTGGTGGTTGATCTGCCCGAAGACGAAGAAGATTGCGACTGTGGTTTGCCGCATCTGCTTTCCTGA